The Victivallis lenta region GCGCCATAAGCTCGATCACATCGTTGTAGGTGCGCGAACCGTCCGCCCGCAGCAGAAGCTGGGTTTTGGGCTCGCTCTCCTTCAGCCGCGCCAGGAGCGCCGGCAGCTCTTCGCGCGTGACCGTATCCTTGTCGAGCATGATCGTGCCGGTCTTGGTCAGCGTCACGCTCTTGAAATTGTCCTCCGGCAGCTTGTCGCTGTTCATCTCCGGCGGAGAAATGTTCGTGCCGTACTCCATCAGCGGCATCGTGATCATGAAGACGATGAGGAGCAGGAACGTCAGGTCCAGCAGCGGCGTGACGTTGATCTGGTCGATGGCGGCCATCTGCCGTCTTTTGCGGCGGCCCCTCATCTCACTCCTCCTCCCCCGCGGCGGCCGCTTTCGCCTCGGCGGCCAGCTCCCGGGCGATGCTCAGCTGTTCGAGCTTGATCCGCGCCATGAATTCATCCGAAAAGTTGTCGAGCTGGGTTGCGATGTTGCGGATCGTCGAAGTCAGCAGATTGTAGCCGATCAGCGACGGAATCGCGACGACGAGCCCGGCCACCGTGGTCAGCAGCGCGCCCGCCACGCCCGGCGCCAGCGCCGAGAAATCCGACTTTCCCGCCGCCGCGATGCCGCAGAAGGCGAGCATGACGCCCCAGACCGTGCCGAAAAGCCCGAGGAACGGGCTTACGCTGACCATCGTGGCCAGGAAGCCGACCCGGGTTTCTAGTTCGATCTCCTGCCCCGAGACCTCGCTGATCAGGACCGCCTCGATCGCGTTGTACTGCGCTTCGGAGAGTTTGGTCGGGCGCACCGAAATGCCGGAACTGTGGCTGAAGGTCGCCGGGTCGCTCTCGTAGAATTCGAGCAGCTTTTCGACGCCCTGGTTGTAGATCTGCGCGGCCGGGCTCGCATTGCCGGCCGCCTCGCGCAGCAGCTGCGGATTCGTGATGGTCTTCTTGTTCGACTTGAAGCGCGCGACGAACTGGCGCGACAGCTTTTTCGCGCGGTAGAGCGAAATGCCCTTTTCGATCATGACCGACCAGGTGAAGGTCGAGATGACCAGCAGGAGGACGACGATCCCTTTGCCGACCATGTCGCTGTTTTCAAACGCATAATAAACGCCGGGGGAGGCCGCGATGACGGATGGAAGTGAGAACATATTGAAAAAACTCCGAGAAAGTTGAAATAACACCCTTTATAAAATATAATACAGGGATTATATTCTACAAATGTATGTATGCGACAAAATCCAAAAAAATGGAGAAAAACATGGCACAGGAAAAACTCGTACTCGGTTTCGACGTCGGCGGAACCAAAATCGGCGTCGGCCTCGGCTCGAGCGAAGGCAGGATTCTCGGCAAGGCGCGCATCGAAAATGTCGATACTTATCCGGAAGACGTCCTGCCGCAGATGGTCGCCGAGGCGAAGAAGCTCGTCGCCGGAGCGGGCCTGACGATGGCCGGCATCGCGGCTTTCGGCATCTCCGCCCCGTTCCCGGCCGATCCGGCCAACGGGATCATGACCGCGCCGACCAACAACCGCCACTGGCGCAATGTGCCGATCCTCCAGTACCTGCGCGACGGGCTCGGGCTGCCCGGCTGCTTCGAGAACGACGCGAACTGCGGCGCGCTCGCCGAATGGTTTTTCGGCGCCGGGCGCGGCTGTAAGGATTTCATCTATCTGACCATGAGCACCGGCATCGGCGGCGGCATCATCGCCGCGAACCACCTCGTCCGCGGCGGCCGCGCCCTCAGCGCCGGCGAACTCGGCCACATCTGCGTCGAGCTCAACGGCCGGCAGTGCAACTGCGGGCTCAAGGGGTGCTACGAGGCGTATGCGGGCGGCCGCGCGCTCGCCCAGCGCATGCAGGAGGAGCTCCGGAACAAACCCGACAGCATGATCATGCAGCTCGTCGACGGGAACGTCGGCGCGATCGACATGGTCCCGCTCGAAAAGGCGGTCCGCGCCGGCGACCCGTACGCCGTTGCGCTGTGGGACGAGATGAGCCTCCGCAACGCGCAGGCGTTCGGCATGTTCATCAACATGTTCAATCCGGAGCGGCTGGTGCTCGGCACGCTCGCCTGGGCGGTCGGCGATCTCTACACCGACCCGATCAGGAAGTACCTGCCGCAGTTCTGCTGGAAGGAACCGATGGAGGCGTGCGAAATCGTCTCTTCCGAACTGCGCCGCGACATCGGTTATTACGCCGGCGTCGCCGCCGCACTGAACTACCTGAAGGAACAGGACGAAAAGAAGCGCTGACCGCCGGAAAGGGACGTCTGGTTCAATGGAAAAAAATTTCCTCCTCGGCCTTGACGTCGGCGGAACCAAGTGCGCCTGCATTCTCGGCGCGGCGGTTTCCGGCGGCGGCATCGAAATTCTCGACAAAGTCAAATTTCCCACCGCCGAGGCCGGGACGCCGCGGCAGTGTCTCGAACGGATGGCGGAGCTCGGGCTCGAGCTCTGCTCCCGGCACGGCGTCGCGCACGAACGGCTGCGCGGCTGCGGCGTCTCCTGCGGCGGCCCGCTCGACAGCCGCCGCGGCGTAATCCAGTCCCCGCCGAATCTGCCGGGCTGGGATGAGGTCCCGGCGGTTGATATTCTCGGCGGCCGGCTCGGCATTCCGGTCCGGCTTCAGAACGATGCGAATGCCGGGGCTGTGGCCGAGTGGAAATTCGGCGCCGGTCGCGGCGTTCGGAACATGGTTTTCCTGACCTTCGGCACCGGGCTGGGCGCCGGGCTGATCCTCGACGGGCGGCTTTACAGCGGCATCGGCGACTCGGCCGGCGAGTGCGGGCATATCCGGCTCGCTCCGTTCGGGCCGGTCGGTTTCGGCAAGGCCGGCTCGTTCGAAGGTTTCTGCTCCGGCGGCGGCATTGCGCAGCTCGCGGCTGTGCGGGTGCGTGAACAGCTTCAGCTCGGGAACCGGGTTGCATGGTGTCCGTCGCCCGAAGCGATTCCGGGGCTGAACGCCAAAATCGTCGGCGATGCGGCCGGGGCAGGGGATCCGCTGGCGCTGGCGGTTTACGCCGAGTGCGGCGCATATCTCGGGCGCGGCCTCGCCGTGCTGATCGACCTGCTGAATCCCGAACTCATTGTGATCGGCAGCGTGTTTGCGCGTTCGGAGTCTCTGCTGCGCCCCGCGATGGAGCGGAGCATTGCGGAAGAGGCGCTGCCGGGCGCCGCTGCCCGCTGCCGGGTCGTTCCGGCGGCGCTGGGCGAAGCGATCGGGGATTATGCGGCGCTGGCATTGGCGCTCGGGGAGTATTGAATGATGGCGTTTCAGGTTCAACAGTTGAATGTCGGCGGGTACGATCATAATTTCTCGTATCTGGTTGTCGCGGACAACGGCGATGCGGCGCTGGTCGACCCGACCGGCGATTGTGAAAAAATCCGCAGGGCGGTCGAAGCGGCGGGGCCGCTCACGCCGCGCTATATCCTGCTGACGCACGGCCATCAGGACCATTCCGAGTGTCTCGGCGAGGTCTGCAGCTTTTTTCCGGCCGGGATCGCCAGCCACCCGAATCATCCGCTTTCCGGACGGATCAAGCTGCATGACGGCATGCGTCTGCCGTTCGGCGGCGGCTGGATCGAAGCGATTGCGATGCCGGGGCATACGCGTGATTCGATCGCCTTCCGGCTCTCCGACGATTCGGCGCTGTTTACCGGCGACACGCTTTTTGTGGACTGCATCGGTTTCTGCCGGTCGAAGGATATGTTCGACACCATCACGAAAAAGCTCCTGCCGCTGCCGGACGGCCTTGTGGTCTATTCCGGCCACGATTACGGTTCCGTGCCGTTCCGGACGCTGGGGGAAGAGAAAAAGTTCAACCCGTATCTGAACTGCCCGACGCTCGAAGCGTTCCGGCAGCAGCTGCGGCATCTGGAGTGAGGTCCGCATGGCCCCGTCGATGATTTTCATGATCGTTTTCGATGCGCTGATTCTGCTCGGCGCAGTGATCCTGTTCCTGCGTCCCTCCTTCACATTGAAGCTGCTGACCTGGATTCTTCGGCACACGCTGGTGCGGCTGCGGGTGGAGGGGCTGGAGAACATCCCGGATTCGGGCCCGGTGCTGATCGTGTCGAACCATGTTTCGCTGATCGACATGCTGCTGATCCAGTCCGTCTCGCGCCGCCCGGTCAGATTCATGGTCCATCAGGAGGTGCTGGAGTTTGTGCCGACCCGTTTCATCTTCTGGTATCTCGGGGTGATCCGGGTGCCGTCGATCCGGCGGCCGAAGGCGATGCAGCGTTTTTTCCGGCGGGTACGCGGCGAACTTCGCAAAGGGGAGGTGCTCTGCCTGTTTCCGGAGGGGGGAATCTCCGGCAACGGCGGGCTTATGCGTTTCCGTTCCGGCGTTGCGCCGCTGCTGCCGGCCGGAGTTGACGTTTCGGTCATACCGATCCGGATCGGCATGCTCTGGGGCAGGTTGTTTTCCGTGCATGACGGAAAACTCAAATACCGCGCTCCGCGCTCGCTGCCGCTGAATTTCAGCCTCCGCATCGGCGCGCCCGCTTCGACGGGGCTCTCGGCGTTTCAGTTGCGCCAGCTGATTTCGGAGCTCGGCGCCGAGGCGGAAGCCGCTCCGCAGCCGGGCGAACTGCCGCTGCATGTCGCGTTCGCAAAGCGGGCGAAGCGCCATCCGTTCGCGGTGACCTATCTCGATGCGGACGGCACGAAGCTGACGAATTTCGAGATGCTGGTCCGGGCCGCGCTTCTGTCGCGCCGTGTGAGGGCGCTCGGGACGGAATCGCGTTATATCGGCGTCCTGCTGCCGAACTGCACTTCGATGGCGGCCGCGATGTTCGGCGTGCTTTTCGCGGGGCGCACTCCGGCTGTCATCAATTTCAGCGCCGGCGCCGAGGTCGCGCTCGAAGCCGCCTCCCGTGCCGGAATCGGGAAGATCCTGACCAGCCGGAAATTTCTGCACAAGCTCGGCTGGGAAGAGAAACCCGGCATGGTGATCCTCGAGGATGAAGCGAAAAAAATCACGAAATCCGAAAAACGCGCGATGATCCGCCTGGTTCTGCTGCTGCCGTTCCGGATGCTGATGCGCCGTCTGGCGCCGGAGAGCGCGTTCAACGCCGGCCGCGAGGCCGTGCTGCTGTTTTCAAGCGGATCGACCGGCAGGCCGAAGGCGGTGCAGCTCACGCACCGCAACATCAACTGCGACCTCTGGGCGTTCTGGCGGATGATCCTCTGGAGCCGGCGGGACCGGATCGTCGGAAATCTGCCGCTCTTCCACGCTTACGGCTTTACGGTCGAATTCGCGTTCCCGGCGCTTTCGGGGACCCCGGTGGTCTACCTGCCGAATCCGCTCGACGCGGCCGGGGTCGTCAAGGCGATCGACGAGTACGACATCACGCTCCTGACTGCGACGCCGACCTTCCTGCAGGGCTACATGCGCAAGGCGAAGCCGGAACAGCTCAAGTCGCTGCGGCTGGTCATCACCGGGGCCGAGAAGCTGCGGCCGGAGCTCGCCGCGAAGTTCCGCGACATGACCGGGCTCGAGATCATCGAGGGGTACGGCTGCACGGAGCTCTCCCCGATCGTGACCATCAATCTCTGCAACTCGATCTATCTGCTCGGCAGGCATGCGCACCATCCCGGCAGCATCGGGATTCCGCTGCCCGGCATTCACGTGCGGGTGGTCGATCCGGAGAGCGGCGTCGAGCTGGGTCCGGATGAGCCCGGCCTCATGCAGGTCAGGGGCGGCATCGTCATGAAGGGGTATCTGAATGATCCGGAGCAGACTGCCCGCGTGATCCAGAACGGCTATTACAACACCGGCGACATTGCGAGGATCGACCGCGACGGTTATGTCTACATCACCGGGCGCGCCTCCCGCTTCAGCAAAATCGGCGGCGAGATGGTGCCGCATGAACTGGTCGAGCAGGCGATCGCGAATCTGCGCGGCAGCGAGGAACGCGAAGTCGCCGTCGCCGGCCGCGGAGACCCGAAGCGCGGCGAGCGCCTCGTGGTGTTCTATACGCCGGATGATTTCGATCCCGCCGCCGTGGTCGAGGAGCTGCGGAAGGAGAAGCTGCCGAATCTCTGGATTCCGAAGACGGAGGATTTTGTGAAGCTCGACCGCCTGCCGCTGCTCGGCAGCGGCAAACTCGATCTGGCCAAATTGAAAAAACTCGCGGAGGAGCAAGCAAGCGCATGAAAAAAATCGTCTGCCTCGGGTCGTTGAATCTCGATCACGTCTACCGGCTCGATCACTTTGTCCGTCCCGGCGAGACGCTGGGCTCCGAATCCTATTCGGTCGGCTGCGGCGGGAAGGGGCTGAATCAGTCGATCGCCCTGGCCCGGGCCGGTGCGCCGGTCATGCATGCCGGCCGGATCGGGCATGACGGCGGTATTCTGCGTTCCGCCCTTGAAGCGGCCGGGGTTGACGTCTCCCTGCTCGTCGAGGGGGACGTTCCGACCGGACATGCGATCATTCAGGTCGATGCGAAGGGAGAAAATGCGATCATTCTCTACGGCGGCGCGAACCGGCGGATCACCGAAGCTGAAATCGATGCGGCGCTCGACGCGGTCGGGGACGGCATCCTGCTGCTGCAGAACGAGATCAATTCGCTCGGAACGATTCTGGAGAAGGCGCATGCGCGGGGAATCCGGACCGCGTTCAACTTCGCCCCGTTCGACCCGGAGGACGCGAAAACGCTGCCGCTCGGACTGCTGAGTTACCTCATCGTGAACGAGATCGAAGGCGCCGGCGTCGCCGGCGTCGCGGAGCCGGAGGCGATTCTCCGGACGTTGAAGGAGCGTTATCCCGGCTGCCGGGTCATCCTGACGCTCGGCAAGGCCGGGGCCGCCTTCCTCGGCGACGACGGCGTCATGGTGCCCGTTCCGCCCTGTCCGGCGGAGGTGGTCGATACGACGAGCGCCGGCGACACGTTCATCGGCTATCTGTTCGCCGGGCTGCTCGAAGGAATGGAATTGAAGGCCGCGATGGAGCTGGCCGGCCGGGCTTCCGCAATCACGGTGAGCCGCGCCGGGGCAGCCGATTCGATTCCGTTCCGGAAGGAGCTCCGGTAATTACGGCTGTCCTGCGGCGAAGCGGGTGCAGAGCGCGGTGAGCTTTTCGGCCTTTT contains the following coding sequences:
- a CDS encoding ExbD/TolR family protein; translation: MRGRRKRRQMAAIDQINVTPLLDLTFLLLIVFMITMPLMEYGTNISPPEMNSDKLPEDNFKSVTLTKTGTIMLDKDTVTREELPALLARLKESEPKTQLLLRADGSRTYNDVIELMALIRRAGFQDVSLVTQAEGK
- a CDS encoding MotA/TolQ/ExbB proton channel family protein, whose amino-acid sequence is MFSLPSVIAASPGVYYAFENSDMVGKGIVVLLLVISTFTWSVMIEKGISLYRAKKLSRQFVARFKSNKKTITNPQLLREAAGNASPAAQIYNQGVEKLLEFYESDPATFSHSSGISVRPTKLSEAQYNAIEAVLISEVSGQEIELETRVGFLATMVSVSPFLGLFGTVWGVMLAFCGIAAAGKSDFSALAPGVAGALLTTVAGLVVAIPSLIGYNLLTSTIRNIATQLDNFSDEFMARIKLEQLSIARELAAEAKAAAAGEEE
- a CDS encoding ROK family protein codes for the protein MAQEKLVLGFDVGGTKIGVGLGSSEGRILGKARIENVDTYPEDVLPQMVAEAKKLVAGAGLTMAGIAAFGISAPFPADPANGIMTAPTNNRHWRNVPILQYLRDGLGLPGCFENDANCGALAEWFFGAGRGCKDFIYLTMSTGIGGGIIAANHLVRGGRALSAGELGHICVELNGRQCNCGLKGCYEAYAGGRALAQRMQEELRNKPDSMIMQLVDGNVGAIDMVPLEKAVRAGDPYAVALWDEMSLRNAQAFGMFINMFNPERLVLGTLAWAVGDLYTDPIRKYLPQFCWKEPMEACEIVSSELRRDIGYYAGVAAALNYLKEQDEKKR
- a CDS encoding ROK family protein, translating into MEKNFLLGLDVGGTKCACILGAAVSGGGIEILDKVKFPTAEAGTPRQCLERMAELGLELCSRHGVAHERLRGCGVSCGGPLDSRRGVIQSPPNLPGWDEVPAVDILGGRLGIPVRLQNDANAGAVAEWKFGAGRGVRNMVFLTFGTGLGAGLILDGRLYSGIGDSAGECGHIRLAPFGPVGFGKAGSFEGFCSGGGIAQLAAVRVREQLQLGNRVAWCPSPEAIPGLNAKIVGDAAGAGDPLALAVYAECGAYLGRGLAVLIDLLNPELIVIGSVFARSESLLRPAMERSIAEEALPGAAARCRVVPAALGEAIGDYAALALALGEY
- a CDS encoding MBL fold metallo-hydrolase; the encoded protein is MMAFQVQQLNVGGYDHNFSYLVVADNGDAALVDPTGDCEKIRRAVEAAGPLTPRYILLTHGHQDHSECLGEVCSFFPAGIASHPNHPLSGRIKLHDGMRLPFGGGWIEAIAMPGHTRDSIAFRLSDDSALFTGDTLFVDCIGFCRSKDMFDTITKKLLPLPDGLVVYSGHDYGSVPFRTLGEEKKFNPYLNCPTLEAFRQQLRHLE
- a CDS encoding AMP-binding protein, yielding MAPSMIFMIVFDALILLGAVILFLRPSFTLKLLTWILRHTLVRLRVEGLENIPDSGPVLIVSNHVSLIDMLLIQSVSRRPVRFMVHQEVLEFVPTRFIFWYLGVIRVPSIRRPKAMQRFFRRVRGELRKGEVLCLFPEGGISGNGGLMRFRSGVAPLLPAGVDVSVIPIRIGMLWGRLFSVHDGKLKYRAPRSLPLNFSLRIGAPASTGLSAFQLRQLISELGAEAEAAPQPGELPLHVAFAKRAKRHPFAVTYLDADGTKLTNFEMLVRAALLSRRVRALGTESRYIGVLLPNCTSMAAAMFGVLFAGRTPAVINFSAGAEVALEAASRAGIGKILTSRKFLHKLGWEEKPGMVILEDEAKKITKSEKRAMIRLVLLLPFRMLMRRLAPESAFNAGREAVLLFSSGSTGRPKAVQLTHRNINCDLWAFWRMILWSRRDRIVGNLPLFHAYGFTVEFAFPALSGTPVVYLPNPLDAAGVVKAIDEYDITLLTATPTFLQGYMRKAKPEQLKSLRLVITGAEKLRPELAAKFRDMTGLEIIEGYGCTELSPIVTINLCNSIYLLGRHAHHPGSIGIPLPGIHVRVVDPESGVELGPDEPGLMQVRGGIVMKGYLNDPEQTARVIQNGYYNTGDIARIDRDGYVYITGRASRFSKIGGEMVPHELVEQAIANLRGSEEREVAVAGRGDPKRGERLVVFYTPDDFDPAAVVEELRKEKLPNLWIPKTEDFVKLDRLPLLGSGKLDLAKLKKLAEEQASA
- a CDS encoding ribokinase, yielding MKKIVCLGSLNLDHVYRLDHFVRPGETLGSESYSVGCGGKGLNQSIALARAGAPVMHAGRIGHDGGILRSALEAAGVDVSLLVEGDVPTGHAIIQVDAKGENAIILYGGANRRITEAEIDAALDAVGDGILLLQNEINSLGTILEKAHARGIRTAFNFAPFDPEDAKTLPLGLLSYLIVNEIEGAGVAGVAEPEAILRTLKERYPGCRVILTLGKAGAAFLGDDGVMVPVPPCPAEVVDTTSAGDTFIGYLFAGLLEGMELKAAMELAGRASAITVSRAGAADSIPFRKELR